In one Bacillus thuringiensis genomic region, the following are encoded:
- a CDS encoding amino acid permease: MKSLLRKKALSTESPKQLDRTLTALDLTFLGIGAVIGTGIFVLTGIVAAKHSGPGIMLSFLIAAFTCACVAFCYAEFASSIPVSGSVYTYAYMTVGEVVAFIVGWCLMLEYLLAVAAVAVGWSGYLQSLLQGFNIHLPAIIASAPGVGKGGLIDLPAVCILLIITALLSFGIRESARINNIMVLIKLAVIIAFIVAGAKYVKPENWTPFIPFGYDGIITGAATVFFAFLGFDAIATAAEETKKPQRDLPIGIIGSLLICTILYMIVSFVLTGMVPYTQLDVSDPVAFALHFVGEDAIAGLLAVGAMTGMTTVLLVVMYGQVRVSYAMSRDGLLPKALARVNKRVKIPLLNTWITGVIAALLAGLLDLHLLANLVNIGTLTAFTFVCCAVLILRKTHPDLKRGFRTPFVPVLPVVAILCCLYLMINLSKTTWISFAVWLIVGLCFYFFYSRKHSHLANEKTDDEQKKA, translated from the coding sequence GTGAAGTCATTATTACGAAAAAAAGCGCTTAGTACTGAATCACCAAAGCAGCTAGATAGAACATTAACTGCACTCGATTTAACATTTTTAGGAATCGGCGCCGTAATTGGGACAGGGATCTTTGTATTAACAGGTATTGTTGCAGCAAAACATTCTGGTCCTGGTATTATGCTATCATTCCTTATTGCTGCATTTACTTGTGCTTGTGTAGCCTTTTGTTATGCTGAATTTGCTTCTTCTATTCCTGTCTCAGGAAGTGTGTATACTTACGCATACATGACAGTCGGAGAAGTTGTCGCCTTCATCGTCGGATGGTGTTTAATGCTCGAATATTTACTTGCCGTTGCAGCAGTAGCTGTCGGTTGGTCTGGTTATTTGCAATCTTTACTACAAGGGTTCAATATACACCTGCCCGCCATAATCGCCTCAGCCCCCGGCGTAGGAAAAGGTGGTCTCATCGATTTACCAGCTGTTTGTATTTTACTCATCATTACTGCCCTTTTAAGTTTTGGTATACGCGAAAGCGCACGCATTAATAATATTATGGTTCTTATCAAGTTAGCCGTTATTATCGCTTTTATCGTAGCAGGCGCAAAATATGTAAAACCTGAAAACTGGACACCGTTCATTCCATTCGGATACGACGGTATTATTACTGGCGCTGCCACTGTGTTTTTCGCCTTTTTAGGTTTTGATGCAATCGCAACCGCTGCGGAAGAAACGAAAAAACCACAGCGTGATTTACCAATTGGTATTATTGGTTCCCTTCTTATTTGTACTATTTTATATATGATTGTATCTTTCGTTTTAACAGGTATGGTTCCTTATACACAATTAGACGTTTCTGATCCAGTTGCATTTGCATTGCACTTCGTTGGTGAAGATGCAATTGCAGGACTACTCGCTGTTGGAGCGATGACTGGAATGACGACCGTCCTCCTAGTCGTGATGTATGGACAAGTTCGCGTTTCATATGCGATGAGCCGTGACGGTCTACTTCCAAAAGCGTTAGCACGTGTAAATAAAAGAGTAAAAATCCCTTTATTAAATACATGGATTACTGGCGTCATTGCCGCTTTATTAGCAGGCCTTTTAGACTTACATTTGCTAGCGAATTTAGTAAATATCGGTACATTAACAGCCTTTACATTCGTTTGCTGCGCTGTACTTATTTTACGAAAAACACATCCTGACTTAAAACGTGGATTCCGTACACCTTTCGTACCTGTACTACCAGTTGTCGCGATTCTTTGCTGCTTATATTTAATGATCAATTTGTCTAAAACAACATGGATTAGCTTTGCAGTTTGGCTTATAGTCGGCTTATGCTTCTATTTCTTCTACTCTAGGAAACATAGTCATTTAGCTAACGAAAAAACAGATGATGAACAGAAAAAAGCATAA